The genomic window TCACCATAATGGGCACTGCCCCAACTGCTAACTGAGCGCCCTTTATTTCACGTTGAAGAGTTTTTCAGATGGGAGTTAGTGGCCAATATAGAGCAAATGCCATCTTGAAAGCAGCAGAGACCTATTGAGAAATTGCTGTGGAGAAATCTGCTCCTCCAAAGCATGTTACTCTTGGATACTATTCGGGTTGTGCCAGAAGTCTCTAGTTGCCAACTTATACTGACGGGAAGATTCAATGAAACTGGAACGGGAAACAAAAGCCTCTGTGAAGTGACCAAGTTGACGGGAATGGTGAGCACTGCACTTGTGGCAGATAGATCCACATGCTGCTGTCCTGATTTTATTTCAGATGGCGGACAGATAGGGATGGTGGCCGTCGTCCTTTCCATCGCTGTTTGCTGGTTCATCAGAGACTCCCTAAAAGTGGAAGGCCTGAGGGGGAAGTATATCGTCATCACTGGATGTGACAGTGGCTTTGGCCATGCTCTGGCTAAGTACCTTGACCAGAAAGGATTCCGCATCATTGCTGCGTGTCTCTCAAAGGAAGGGAGCCAGGAGCTACTGGCCAACACTTCCTTGTCATTGCAAACTGTGGAGCTTGATCTAACGGACCCTGGCAGTATTGACAAAGCTGTGGAGTTTGTGCGGGCAGAAACTGAGGGTGTAGGTAAGCAGCCTATAGAATACAGCCTTGCTTTCAAAAGACAGGGGGCGCCTCGAGGCAACCTGAATTGAGCATCCATTCAGAATGGTTCGCTCAAAACTTGTCCAGATGGTCTACAATGTCTGTGAGATTTAAATGACATATGCTATTTCTTGAACATTAAGCCTGATTTGAGGCACTGGGGCTCCAGATTTCCCtaggtatatgcattttgtattcaTTCCAGGTTTTTAAAACACAATTCTACATAGTGCAAAATGTCAAGATAAAAGTATTGTTCATGTGATATTATTTACTTCTGCTAGTATAAGAATACATAGTGTTACAAATTTCAGCCAGAAAATTttcatagatatagatatagtgtAACAATCTGAGGTCAGGACAAGTCTCCAAACCCACATTACCCATTCATTCTCTGATATCCTTTCCATGCTtcttcacattattattttttaattattcctaAAATACTCAAATAGGACTGTATGGCTTGGTAAATAATGCTGGGAGATCCATACCTATGGCCCCCACTGACTGGATGCAGCTGGATGATTTCTACAAAACTCTGGATGTCAATCTACTGGGGCTGATTGGGATTACCTTGAAGCTCCTCCCCCTCctgaaaaaaaataaaggaaggatTGTCAACGTGTCAAGTGTTCTGGGCCGCCTGGCATTTCTAGGGGGTGGCTATTGTGTGTCGAAATGGGGAGTGGAGGCATTCTCTGACACTTTGCGGTGAGTTGCTGTGGACTTGTGGGTGACACATGGTAGAGTACTACTGTCTCTGTGATCAgagttgtaaagttggaagggatcccaagggtcatctagttcaaccccctcaAATGTAGGCATcccaactaaagcacccatgacagatgaccatccaacctctgcttaaaaacctccaatgggaAGAGGGTTCACCACCTCCTGaaggagtctgctccactgtctaACAgtccttactgtcagaaagttcagtCACATCTGTGACTGCCTGCAACTCAGGCTGAACTGACTGAAAAGTGTAATTGTGGGTTCACgtggaaaagaaaacaggaaggcCAAAACTCATTTGTCATACCAACCATTTATAACAGCCACTTGTAGGATTACTGCGGAAGAGGATGCATCAGGGCTACAGCATGGAAAAGGCAAAGTCAGGAGCATTCACTTCCTGCATGGGTGGTGCCATCTTGGATTTGCAGGAGGCAATATCCAGGAACAGATTTCACCTACAGGACCCCATTATGGGTGAGAAGCCACACGCCAGCATTGTCCGCTTGACATGCATaaggccccatgttcaatcctcaacatctctGGCTAAGAGGATCTTGGGTAGCAGCAGGTGATCTTAATCTCTGCCTGGCATAGCTTGATCCCCATTTATTCCAACGGGAAGGGAACCATAAGCAAACAAATTAGACATGTGCCCTAACTTTCACCATTGTT from Lacerta agilis isolate rLacAgi1 chromosome 1, rLacAgi1.pri, whole genome shotgun sequence includes these protein-coding regions:
- the LOC117056367 gene encoding retinol dehydrogenase 5-like, with translation MVAVVLSIAVCWFIRDSLKVEGLRGKYIVITGCDSGFGHALAKYLDQKGFRIIAACLSKEGSQELLANTSLSLQTVELDLTDPGSIDKAVEFVRAETEGVGLYGLVNNAGRSIPMAPTDWMQLDDFYKTLDVNLLGLIGITLKLLPLLKKNKGRIVNVSSVLGRLAFLGGGYCVSKWGVEAFSDTLRRDMHHFGVKVSIIEPGFFKTGVTNIGNIERDLQRLWNQLTPEARDSYGEKYFLDYLRLQRLSMRRLCDPDVSKVTKCMEHALTAKHPRTRYGVGWDAKFLWLPLSYAPTFLSDAMLRMLFPLPAGDSNPAKRYQIDV